One Nitrospirota bacterium genomic window carries:
- a CDS encoding site-2 protease family protein produces MQKITPLHVILFFLTLLSTIVAGMFQKGIDPLKSPERFYEGLPFALTLLGILLSHELGHYVSSVKHNTQATLPYFIPAPSIFGTFGAFIKMKSPIQTRTALLDIGASGPVIGFVFSVAATIIGLMGSKIVETAGSHGITLGDSLLFSFLSKLILGTPPAGQDIMLNSVAFAGWIGLFVTSLNLLPVGQLDGGHIAYAVTDVGHKWSSKLIVATLACIGVFYWEGWLMWAFLMVMLGIHHPPVYFSDVPLDPSRKKIAVLSLLIFIVTFMPTPFILKD; encoded by the coding sequence GTGCAAAAAATAACGCCTCTGCATGTGATACTTTTTTTTCTTACGCTTTTGTCAACGATAGTTGCCGGTATGTTTCAAAAGGGGATAGACCCGCTGAAATCACCAGAGAGGTTTTATGAGGGGCTGCCGTTTGCCTTAACTCTTTTGGGGATACTTCTTTCGCATGAGCTTGGCCACTATGTATCCTCGGTTAAGCATAACACACAGGCAACGCTTCCGTACTTCATCCCGGCACCATCCATATTTGGCACGTTTGGAGCATTTATAAAGATGAAATCACCCATACAAACGCGCACAGCTCTTCTTGACATCGGAGCCTCTGGGCCGGTAATCGGGTTTGTATTTTCCGTAGCGGCCACAATTATTGGACTTATGGGCTCAAAAATTGTGGAAACTGCAGGCAGTCATGGGATTACTCTTGGCGATTCCTTATTGTTTTCGTTTTTATCAAAACTCATACTTGGCACACCTCCAGCCGGACAGGACATAATGTTAAACTCAGTGGCATTTGCAGGTTGGATTGGCCTTTTTGTAACCTCGTTAAACCTGTTGCCTGTCGGACAGCTTGATGGCGGCCACATTGCATACGCAGTGACAGATGTCGGGCACAAGTGGTCGTCTAAACTTATAGTGGCAACATTAGCTTGTATAGGTGTTTTTTATTGGGAGGGGTGGCTTATGTGGGCTTTCTTAATGGTTATGCTAGGTATACATCACCCTCCTGTTTATTTTTCAGATGTGCCGCTTGATCCCTCAAGAAAAAAAATTGCAGTCCTCTCACTTCTTATTTTCATAGTCACCTTTATGCCAACCCCTTTTATACTGAAAGATTGA
- the rimO gene encoding 30S ribosomal protein S12 methylthiotransferase RimO, with the protein MSAPAALIVTLGCPKNKVDSENLESLLHKQGIQTVSSVKDASFVIINTCGFIESAKQESINEILSLTAEKASGKKILVFGCLAQRYKYELMAEIPEIDAIWGVGKEEEIAGYFKEILAKERLTKEKPRNISRLPYAYLKAAEGCNRKCSFCVIPSIRGGFRSFPTEEIVQKAKAQTEAGKKELIFVAQDLTSYGSDTGSSLSDLIRKVAALSGDFWIRLLYLYPASINDELIACVRDEEKVLKYFDIPFQHSEGRILKAMGRSGDSGQHLKLIEKIRSEIPDAVFRTTFIVGHPGETYRDFSALMSFVNEAQFDHVGVFSYSDEEGTRSFNMAKKVSEKTMKKRIDDIMMLQAKISYEKNLKLIGGTYPTLIDEAGEGILIGRLQRHAPEIDGNVIIELHGSEKVDTDILSNFINVTITDASEYDLMGKIHD; encoded by the coding sequence ATGTCTGCTCCTGCTGCCTTAATAGTCACTCTGGGCTGTCCAAAAAACAAGGTGGATTCTGAAAATCTGGAGAGCCTCCTTCACAAACAAGGCATACAGACGGTAAGCTCAGTTAAGGATGCCTCTTTTGTAATTATCAACACCTGCGGATTTATCGAAAGTGCCAAACAGGAGTCCATAAACGAAATTCTCTCACTGACGGCAGAAAAGGCTAGTGGCAAAAAAATTCTCGTCTTTGGCTGTCTCGCTCAAAGGTATAAGTATGAATTGATGGCTGAAATCCCAGAGATAGACGCAATATGGGGTGTGGGAAAAGAAGAGGAAATTGCCGGCTATTTTAAGGAAATACTGGCCAAAGAGAGATTAACTAAAGAGAAACCACGAAACATCTCCCGTTTACCTTATGCCTATTTAAAAGCAGCCGAGGGATGTAACCGCAAATGCTCATTCTGTGTGATACCCTCAATAAGGGGAGGCTTCAGAAGTTTTCCAACAGAGGAAATTGTACAAAAAGCCAAAGCGCAAACAGAGGCCGGAAAGAAAGAGTTAATTTTTGTTGCACAAGACCTTACATCGTATGGCTCTGACACAGGTTCATCGCTTAGCGATTTGATAAGAAAAGTTGCGGCACTAAGCGGTGATTTTTGGATACGCCTTCTGTATCTTTATCCGGCCTCTATAAACGATGAACTTATAGCGTGTGTGAGGGATGAGGAGAAAGTGTTGAAATATTTTGACATTCCGTTTCAACACTCTGAGGGGCGGATTCTTAAAGCTATGGGACGCAGCGGAGACAGTGGGCAGCACTTAAAACTCATCGAAAAAATTCGCTCAGAGATTCCTGACGCTGTTTTTCGGACAACCTTCATCGTAGGGCACCCCGGTGAGACCTATCGTGATTTTAGCGCACTTATGTCTTTTGTCAATGAAGCGCAATTTGATCACGTAGGTGTGTTTTCGTATTCTGATGAGGAGGGTACACGGTCATTTAACATGGCAAAGAAGGTATCCGAAAAAACCATGAAAAAACGCATTGATGATATAATGATGCTTCAGGCAAAGATATCTTATGAGAAAAATCTTAAGTTAATCGGCGGCACTTACCCCACATTAATTGACGAGGCAGGAGAGGGCATCCTTATAGGACGGCTGCAAAGACATGCTCCTGAAATAGATGGAAATGTTATTATAGAGTTACATGGTTCTGAAAAAGTTGATACAGACATTTTATCAAATTTTATAAATGTAACAATAACCGATGCCAGTGAGTATGATTTAATGGGAAAAATTCATGATTAG
- a CDS encoding DUF2062 domain-containing protein: MIILKIKNACKQLIGLNDSPFLIALSFGVGAFIGFSPLYGIHTVLGLIAAWAFKLNKASLITGVYLSNPVTIVPIYTFGTWFGIKITGSTASISDFNLKGLTLSNIENTLESLLWPFIIGNTVLSVLVGFISYAILYHILKLRAKSKPVEANLLPDDK, translated from the coding sequence ATGATCATTTTAAAAATTAAAAACGCTTGCAAACAGCTTATAGGGCTTAATGATTCACCGTTTCTGATAGCGCTGTCTTTTGGGGTCGGAGCCTTTATCGGATTTTCTCCTCTTTATGGTATTCACACCGTTTTAGGCCTAATAGCTGCATGGGCGTTCAAGCTTAATAAGGCATCTTTAATAACAGGCGTGTATCTGTCAAATCCTGTAACAATAGTTCCCATATACACCTTTGGCACGTGGTTTGGGATAAAAATAACCGGCAGCACTGCCTCTATTTCTGATTTTAATCTTAAAGGCTTAACGCTCTCAAATATTGAAAACACGCTTGAGTCGCTTCTTTGGCCGTTTATTATAGGCAACACGGTATTGTCTGTGCTTGTCGGATTTATTAGTTATGCCATTTTATATCACATACTTAAACTCAGAGCTAAATCTAAACCGGTTGAGGCAAACTTGCTGCCTGATGACAAATAA
- the thiL gene encoding thiamine-phosphate kinase yields the protein METSGMGELSLVKHIRESFFKPVDGLVAGIGDDAAVLKPPDGCLVVTTDALMEGVHFDLTYCSLYQVGYKLVSVNVSDIYAMGARPLYMLLSLSIPPQSAVSTNIEEFLSGMRSALDIYNAALVGGDVTSSRSGLALSATIIGVSEKTPVMRNGAKPGDRVYVTGSLGDSAAGLHALRKLGKVVRIENSETIDDFPLSWNILKPLINRHLMPAVKQLPSTEHISSMMDISDGLAMDLRRLCGESGVGSRIYEKNLPISVEMTALCRYLDLNPLDLCLCGGEDYELLFTSSSCDSVTDAVYIGEIVQGDSVIIVTQNSSETELKDCGYDHFKN from the coding sequence ATGGAAACATCCGGCATGGGCGAGTTGTCTTTAGTTAAGCATATCAGAGAGAGTTTCTTTAAACCGGTTGACGGACTCGTTGCAGGGATAGGGGATGATGCCGCAGTGCTAAAACCGCCGGATGGTTGCCTTGTCGTTACTACGGATGCTCTGATGGAGGGTGTTCATTTTGACCTTACATACTGTTCATTGTATCAGGTTGGATATAAACTGGTAAGTGTAAACGTAAGTGATATATATGCTATGGGGGCACGTCCTCTGTATATGCTGTTGTCACTGTCAATTCCCCCGCAATCGGCTGTTTCTACGAACATAGAGGAGTTTTTAAGTGGTATGAGAAGTGCTCTGGATATTTATAACGCCGCACTGGTTGGCGGAGATGTAACATCGTCCCGCTCCGGATTGGCTCTCAGTGCAACCATAATAGGAGTTTCAGAAAAAACTCCTGTCATGAGAAACGGAGCAAAACCCGGCGACAGGGTATATGTTACCGGTTCCCTTGGTGATTCAGCTGCTGGATTACATGCCTTAAGGAAATTAGGAAAGGTTGTGCGCATAGAAAATTCTGAGACTATAGATGATTTCCCTCTGTCCTGGAACATTTTAAAACCACTCATTAACAGACACCTCATGCCAGCCGTCAAACAGCTCCCCTCAACTGAGCATATAAGCTCTATGATGGATATAAGCGACGGACTTGCTATGGATTTAAGGCGGCTTTGCGGTGAAAGCGGTGTTGGCTCTCGTATCTATGAAAAAAATCTGCCCATATCCGTTGAAATGACAGCTTTGTGCAGATACCTTGATCTTAATCCTCTTGACTTATGCCTGTGCGGAGGTGAGGACTACGAGCTGCTTTTTACCAGCTCCTCTTGTGACAGTGTTACGGATGCGGTGTATATCGGAGAGATTGTACAAGGCGACAGCGTTATCATTGTAACACAGAATAGCAGTGAAACAGAGCTTAAGGACTGTGGATATGATCATTTTAAAAATTAA
- the lon gene encoding endopeptidase La, protein MKMGEADKKIDEKELEIPDVLPVLPVRDIVVFPYMIIPLFVGREKSISSIDSSLSTNRMIMLLTQKDLNTENPSIDELYHTGTVGLIMRMLKLPDGRVKILVQGITKARCSDIHEKDNIFIAHIQKIEEKKPDVLSLEVEALIRSVKEQIEKALSFGKTILPDIMIVIENLDDPGRLADLVASNIGLKTDQAQHILEIEDQVERLKRVSELLNREIELLIVQQKIQTEARGEIDKTQREYFLREQLKAIQKELGDIDEKMEEIREFRKKIEEAKMPEKVQKEAEKQLKRLEKMHPDSAEAATVRTYLDWLVELPWSKSTKDNLNIKTARKVLNEDHYDLEKIKDRILEYLSVRKLNPKMKGPILCFIGPPGVGKTSLGKSIARALGKEFVRMSLGGVRDEAEIRGHRRTYVGALPGRIIQGIKQAGTNNPVFMLDEVDKIGTDFRGDPSSALLEVLDPEQNNSFVDHYIAVAFDLTKVMFITTGNIADTIPGPLRDRMEIISLSGYTAEEKIGIAKNYLIPKQYQEHGLTKGVLRISNTALNLLITQYTREAGVRNLERTIAKLCRKVAKHIAEGKRRKFLITNSSLTKYLGAPRFLPEEEMKKDEVGVATGLAWTESGGDIIYVEATTMKGKGNLTITGQLGDVMKESAHAALSYVRSRAKELGINEDLFSEKDIHIHVPAGAIPKDGPSAGITITTAVASALIGVPIHKSIAMTGEVTLRGTVLPIGGLKEKTLAAKRHGIRKIIIPNRNQKDLDDIPKYIRKDMEFILSETMDNVLEVALKRPAAV, encoded by the coding sequence ATGAAAATGGGTGAAGCTGATAAAAAAATAGATGAAAAAGAACTTGAAATTCCCGATGTGTTACCAGTGCTTCCTGTTCGAGACATAGTTGTGTTTCCTTATATGATAATCCCATTGTTTGTTGGACGTGAAAAATCAATCAGTTCTATAGATTCATCTTTAAGCACAAACAGGATGATAATGTTGCTCACTCAAAAAGACCTTAATACCGAAAACCCATCCATAGATGAACTCTACCACACGGGCACCGTTGGACTCATCATGAGGATGCTGAAGCTGCCCGACGGTCGCGTCAAAATACTGGTTCAGGGAATAACAAAGGCCAGATGTTCCGACATACATGAAAAGGATAATATCTTTATTGCCCACATACAAAAAATAGAAGAGAAAAAGCCTGACGTTCTGTCCTTAGAAGTCGAGGCTCTTATAAGGTCAGTTAAGGAACAAATAGAAAAGGCCCTGTCTTTTGGTAAGACAATTCTTCCTGATATTATGATAGTCATAGAAAACCTTGACGACCCGGGCAGACTTGCCGATTTAGTCGCCTCAAACATAGGGTTAAAGACCGATCAGGCTCAGCATATTCTTGAGATAGAGGATCAGGTTGAACGGCTAAAGAGAGTGAGTGAGCTGCTTAACCGTGAAATTGAGCTTCTCATAGTGCAGCAGAAAATCCAGACTGAGGCACGCGGAGAGATAGACAAGACACAGCGTGAATATTTCCTCAGAGAGCAGCTTAAGGCAATACAAAAAGAGCTTGGCGATATAGACGAAAAAATGGAGGAAATCCGCGAGTTCAGAAAGAAAATCGAAGAGGCAAAGATGCCTGAAAAGGTACAAAAAGAGGCTGAAAAACAGCTTAAACGCCTTGAAAAAATGCACCCGGACAGTGCCGAGGCTGCAACAGTAAGAACATACCTTGACTGGCTTGTCGAGCTTCCGTGGTCAAAGTCCACAAAAGATAACCTTAACATAAAAACAGCACGAAAGGTACTTAATGAGGATCACTACGATCTGGAAAAAATAAAGGACCGAATCTTAGAATATCTTAGCGTAAGAAAGTTAAATCCAAAGATGAAGGGCCCGATTCTTTGTTTTATAGGCCCCCCAGGCGTAGGAAAGACCTCACTGGGTAAGTCAATAGCAAGAGCGCTTGGTAAAGAATTTGTCCGTATGTCGCTTGGCGGGGTGCGTGATGAGGCAGAAATCAGAGGCCACAGAAGAACCTATGTAGGCGCACTGCCGGGTAGAATCATACAGGGAATCAAGCAGGCTGGAACCAATAATCCGGTGTTTATGTTAGATGAGGTAGATAAAATTGGTACGGATTTCAGAGGAGACCCCTCATCGGCACTTCTTGAGGTGCTTGACCCGGAGCAGAATAACTCCTTTGTTGACCATTATATAGCGGTTGCCTTTGATCTTACCAAAGTCATGTTCATAACAACGGGTAACATAGCAGACACAATACCCGGACCCCTTAGAGACAGAATGGAAATCATCAGTCTTTCCGGTTACACGGCTGAGGAAAAAATAGGTATTGCTAAAAACTATCTTATCCCCAAGCAGTATCAGGAGCATGGTCTTACAAAAGGCGTGCTGAGAATTTCCAATACCGCCCTGAATCTTCTCATTACACAGTACACACGGGAGGCAGGGGTAAGAAATCTGGAACGCACTATAGCGAAGCTATGCCGTAAGGTAGCTAAACATATAGCCGAGGGTAAGCGCAGGAAGTTTCTAATAACCAACAGCAGCCTCACAAAGTATCTCGGTGCACCAAGGTTTCTGCCTGAAGAGGAGATGAAAAAGGACGAGGTAGGCGTGGCTACCGGGCTTGCATGGACAGAAAGCGGCGGAGACATCATATACGTTGAGGCTACAACCATGAAGGGTAAGGGTAACCTTACCATCACAGGACAGCTTGGTGATGTTATGAAAGAATCAGCACATGCCGCTCTTTCCTACGTTCGCTCCCGCGCTAAGGAACTCGGCATTAACGAAGATCTGTTTTCCGAAAAAGATATTCATATCCATGTACCGGCTGGCGCTATTCCTAAAGACGGCCCCTCAGCAGGGATTACCATAACAACCGCTGTTGCCTCAGCGCTTATCGGAGTCCCAATACACAAAAGCATTGCCATGACAGGCGAGGTAACTCTAAGAGGAACAGTTTTACCGATTGGCGGTCTTAAAGAGAAAACTCTGGCGGCAAAGCGGCATGGCATCAGGAAAATCATAATACCAAACCGAAACCAAAAGGATCTCGACGACATTCCTAAGTACATCCGAAAAGACATGGAGTTTATACTCAGTGAGACCATGGACAATGTCCTTGAAGTTGCTTTAAAAAGACCGGCTGCCGTATAA
- a CDS encoding Hsp20/alpha crystallin family protein has product MPQTMNVKECVFYSTDAARAMPLMDIYETDDLLVFEVDAPGIVLEALSIRVCDDVVVIEGDKCKTTNAEGSRFFCMERCYDHFKRMVKLPIRVNVASGKAVYFKGVIKLTFEKSRDRVITITIERATIGDENG; this is encoded by the coding sequence ATGCCACAAACAATGAATGTTAAAGAGTGTGTGTTTTATAGCACTGATGCTGCAAGGGCAATGCCTCTTATGGACATATACGAGACCGATGATCTGCTCGTGTTTGAAGTGGATGCGCCGGGGATTGTTTTAGAGGCTCTCAGCATAAGAGTTTGCGACGATGTTGTGGTTATCGAAGGGGACAAATGTAAGACAACAAATGCTGAGGGAAGCCGTTTTTTTTGCATGGAACGATGTTATGACCACTTTAAACGTATGGTAAAGCTACCAATCAGGGTGAATGTCGCCTCAGGTAAGGCCGTTTATTTTAAAGGGGTTATAAAACTTACTTTTGAAAAATCCAGAGACAGAGTTATAACAATTACAATTGAAAGAGCGACAATAGGAGATGAAAATGGGTGA